One segment of Bradysia coprophila strain Holo2 unplaced genomic scaffold, BU_Bcop_v1 contig_561, whole genome shotgun sequence DNA contains the following:
- the LOC119083124 gene encoding carbonic anhydrase 2-like, giving the protein MLWLIFSICIVISVTGVTSDGCTGFRYEGPDGQESWGSQFNQCAGKHQSPIDIDSCFVKMVALDPLRMEGFNSTIGKASLTNNGHTAMMIIDGVNKPTITGGPLAAKYVFAQLHFHWGIDDSCGSENKFDDKTFPLELHIVFYKQEYGSVDASLNFVDGLTVLACIFELSDNPNPKYEPFVDVLAQVIEPGQIAVFPTAPTLSALLPRDLSQYFTYHGSLTTPPCSEAVTWIDFRETIKISSGQLAAFRKLIDGHGHQLINNFRAIQPLGDRIVRRNIGNKKDKTLTNKGVDVTTTKSIRTKIAQDVKNIPPPPPKKKI; this is encoded by the exons ATGTTGTGGTTGatattttcgatttgtatTGTCATAAGCGTAACCGGTGTCACGTCAGATG GCTGCACTGGATTCCGTTATGAAGGTCCCGATG gcCAGGAAAGCTGGGGTAGTCAATTCAATCAATGTGCTGGCAAGCATCAAAGCCCGATAGATATTGATTCTTGCTTCGTTAAAATGGTCGCTTTAGATCCGTTGCGAATGGAAGGATTTAATTCAACCATCGGTAAGGCATCACTCACCAATAACGGACATACTG CAATGATGATTATCGACGGTGTTAATAAACCAACTATAACCGGTGGTCCGTTAGCTGCAAAATATGTGTTTGCTCAGTTACACTTCCATTGGGGCATCGACGACTCGTGTGGAagcgaaaataaattcgatgACAAAACATTCCCGCTCGAATTACATATTGTGTTCTATAAACAAGAATATGGGAGCGTTGATGCTTCATTGAATTTCGTCGACGGTCTTACGGTTTTGGCCTGTATATTTGAG CTGTCCGACAACCCGAATCCAAAATATGAACCATTTGTTGATGTGTTGGCGCAAGTTATTGAACCAGGACAAATAGCTGTTTTTCCAACAGCACCGACCTTGTCCGCTTTATTGCCCCGTGACTTATCGCAATACTTTACATACCATGGGTCATTGACGACGCCACCGTGTTCCGAAGCCGTCACATGGATAGATTTCAGAGAAACTATAAAAATTTCGTCTGGGCAG cTCGCAGCGTTCCGAAAATTAATCGACGGACACGGTCATCAACTTATCAACAATTTCCGAGCAATTCAACCACTTGGCGACAGAATAGTTCGTCGTAATATCGGAAATAAAAAGGACAAAACTTTGACCAACAAGGGAGTTGACGTTACAACTACAAAAAGTATTCGGACCAAAATTGCACAAGACGTCAAGAATATACCGCCACCTCctccaaaaaagaaaatttga